The DNA region CGCTCCTCTCACCCGCACCACTGTCCCCGGCAGTCCCACCGAGGTGGGGTCGGCACACACCCTCCCGGGTGCCCACCAACGGGCTCCATCATGCCTGGCTAGTCACTGACCGCTGCGAACAGGGCAGCGACCTCCGCGTTGTTCAACCGCCGGGTCCGACCGGGCCGCAGGTCGCCGAGTCGGATCGGTCCGATGGCGGTCCGGACCAGCCGGGAGACCGGGTGCCCCACCTCCTCGAAGAGCCGCCGGACGATGTGGTTGCGCCCTTCGTGCAGCACCACTTCGACCTGGGCGGTCCGACCGAGGGTGTCGAGCAGCGCGTACTTGTCCACTTTGGCCGGCCCGTCGTCGAGGTCGACGCCAGCGAGCAACCGGCGGCCCACCGCCCGGGGGACCGGCCCGGCGACCTCGCACAGGTAGGTCTTCGGCACACCGTACGAGGGGTGCATCAGCCGGTGCGCCAACGTCCCGTCGTTGGTCAGCAGCAGCAGGCCCTCGCTGTCGGCGTCCAGTCGGCCGACGTGGTAGACCCGCTGGTCGACCCGGTCAAGCAGATCCGACAGCGCGGTACGGCCCTTCTCGTCCGCCATCGTCGACACGACGCCGCGGGGCTTGTTCATCGCCAGGTACGCCAGCCGGTGATCGGTGACGATCCGTTCGCCGTCGACGTGGATCACCGCGTTGCGCGGGTCGACCTTGTCGCCCAGTTCGGCGACCCGCCCGTCGACGGTCACCCGCCGTCGGAAGATCAGGTCCTCGCAGGCGCGGCGGGAGCCGACGCCGGCGGCGGCCAGCACCTTCTGCAGGCGCTGCACACCACTGTCGTCATCGTTGGGCATCGGCGATCTCTTCCACGTCGTCGGGCAGGAACGGCGCCAGCGAGGGTAGCTCCTCGACGCTGTTCAA from Solwaraspora sp. WMMD791 includes:
- a CDS encoding pseudouridine synthase → MPNDDDSGVQRLQKVLAAAGVGSRRACEDLIFRRRVTVDGRVAELGDKVDPRNAVIHVDGERIVTDHRLAYLAMNKPRGVVSTMADEKGRTALSDLLDRVDQRVYHVGRLDADSEGLLLLTNDGTLAHRLMHPSYGVPKTYLCEVAGPVPRAVGRRLLAGVDLDDGPAKVDKYALLDTLGRTAQVEVVLHEGRNHIVRRLFEEVGHPVSRLVRTAIGPIRLGDLRPGRTRRLNNAEVAALFAAVSD